The Thermococcus sp. genome contains a region encoding:
- a CDS encoding methionine adenosyltransferase yields MAEKVRNIVVEELMRTPVEMQQVELVERKGIGHPDSIADGLAEAVSRALSREYVKRYGIILHHNTDQVEVVGGRAYPQFGGGEVIKPIYILLSGRAVEMIDREFFPVHEVAIKAARDYLRKAVRHLNLENHVVIDSRIGQGSVDLVGVFNKAKENPIPLANDTSFGVGYAPLSETERIVYETEKLLNSDEFKKKWPAVGEDIKVMGLRKGDEIDLTIAAAIVDSEVQTPDDYMAVKEAIHNAAWEIVEAHTERPTKVYVNTADDPKKDIYYITVTGTSAEAGDDGSVGRGNRVNGLIAPNRHMSMEAAAGKNPVSHVGKIYNLLSMLIANDIAEQVEGVEEVYVRILSQIGKPIDEPLVASVQVIPKKGHNLETIQKPAYEIADAWLADITKIQKMILEDKLSVF; encoded by the coding sequence ATGGCCGAGAAGGTTAGGAACATAGTGGTTGAGGAACTCATGAGAACCCCAGTTGAAATGCAGCAGGTTGAGCTCGTTGAGAGGAAGGGTATAGGGCACCCGGACAGCATAGCGGATGGCCTCGCCGAGGCCGTCAGCAGAGCCCTCAGCAGAGAGTACGTTAAGAGGTACGGAATCATCCTCCACCACAATACCGATCAGGTTGAGGTCGTCGGCGGAAGGGCCTACCCCCAGTTCGGTGGCGGTGAGGTTATCAAGCCGATATACATCCTCCTCTCAGGAAGGGCCGTTGAGATGATCGACCGCGAGTTCTTCCCGGTTCATGAGGTCGCCATAAAGGCGGCGAGGGACTACCTCAGGAAGGCCGTCAGGCACCTAAACCTCGAGAACCACGTCGTTATCGATTCCCGTATCGGGCAGGGGAGCGTTGACCTCGTTGGAGTCTTCAACAAGGCCAAGGAGAACCCGATCCCCCTCGCAAACGATACCAGTTTCGGAGTCGGCTACGCCCCACTTAGTGAGACCGAGAGGATAGTTTATGAGACAGAGAAGCTCCTCAACAGCGACGAATTCAAGAAGAAGTGGCCTGCAGTCGGTGAGGACATCAAGGTCATGGGCCTCAGGAAAGGTGACGAGATTGACCTCACAATAGCAGCCGCCATAGTGGACAGCGAGGTTCAGACTCCGGACGACTACATGGCCGTCAAGGAAGCCATTCACAACGCGGCGTGGGAGATAGTCGAGGCCCACACCGAGAGACCCACGAAGGTCTACGTTAACACAGCAGACGATCCGAAAAAGGACATATATTACATCACCGTCACGGGAACAAGCGCTGAGGCAGGGGATGATGGTAGCGTCGGAAGAGGCAACCGCGTCAACGGACTCATCGCTCCCAACAGGCACATGAGCATGGAGGCGGCCGCCGGAAAGAACCCGGTCAGCCACGTTGGTAAGATATATAACCTCCTCTCTATGCTCATAGCCAACGACATAGCCGAGCAGGTCGAAGGAGTGGAAGAGGTCTACGTCAGAATCCTAAGCCAGATAGGCAAGCCCATTGACGAGCCGCTCGTCGCGAGCGTCCAGGTCATCCCTAAGAAGGGCCACAACCTTGAGACCATCCAGAAGCCGGCCTATGAGATAGCGGATGCATGGCTCGCTGACATAACCAAGATACAGAAGATGATACTGGAAGACAAACTTAGCGTCTTCTGA